From Campylobacter pinnipediorum subsp. caledonicus:
ATAGAAAAAGTGGAATTGATGAGGTTATTTTTGGTGCTAAATTTAAAGTAGCTGGTGAGTTTGACCAGAAAAAAGCAGATGATTTTGAGCTAAAAAGATCTAATCAACCAAAGGGTCCTAGTTTTGGCAGCTGTTTTATAAATCCAAAAGATAATTTTGCAGGAAAGTTGATAGAAGATGTCGGGTTAAAAGGCTATAAAATAGGTGGTGCAATGTTTAGTGATAAACATGCAAATTTTTTAATTAATTTTGATAATGCCAGTTTTGATGATGTTATAAATCTTATAGAGTTAGCCAAAAAAAGAGTATTTGAGCGTTTTGGTATAGAGTTAAAAAATGAAGTTGTGATAATTTAAAAAGTGAGATTATGCAAGATATAATTAGTGAAATTTTAACAATGTCTTTAATGGCTGTTTTTATTTTTTTGTTTGTGATTTTAAAGCAAAGAGTAAAGATTAAAAACCAAGCTATTAACTTTGATGAAAATATTGAGAAATTTAGAAAAGAGTTTGGTGTTCTTGGGGCTGATTTTAATGAAATTTGTGAAAATTTTATAAAAAATGGTTTTGCAAAAGAGATTAGTAAAAACTCAAAAGTTGATGAAATGTTAGAAATTTTAGGCACTAATCTGTTTTTTGAGTTTGAAATCCCAAACGAAATAATAGATGAAAAAAATCTTTTGCTTTGTGCTAACAACTTAAAAGATGATTTGCAAATGGCTATTTATGACTTTAAAAAAGATAAATTTTTAGTTTTTGTGTCAAAACAAGAAAAAATCACAAAACTTGTTAAAATGGCTGGTGATTTGGGTGAAAATATAATAATAGGTGTTTAAACCTTTGTTCGGCTTTCTATTGCTTTAAGCAGAGATAGCATATCTATATTTTCTAGATTTACACCAGTTGGAACGCCTTGGGCTATTTTTGAGTATTTTATGTCACTATTTTTTAGTCTATCTTCTATAAAAAGCATTAAAGCATCTGAGTTTAGACCCGGTGTAAATGCAAAGATTATCTCTTTTATATCATCTTCTTTTATTATTTTATCAAGTCTTTCTATTAGATAATCACTTAGCTCATCAAATACAAAATAACATCCATCAAAAATTTTATTTTGTTCAAAAACAAGTATGTCTTTTGGGCTTTCAACTACCATAAGGACACTATTATCCCTTGTTTTATCTGTACATATATCACAGAGTTCATCTTCGCTAAGCCCACCACATTTTGTACATTTTTTTGTAAATCTTACAGCGTCTTCTATACATTGTGCTAATTGTAGTCCAGAAAAATTATCTTGCAAGCTAACAAAATATGCAAACCTTGTCGCTGATTTTTTACCAACACCGGGCAGTTTTCCAAATGCTTGGACTAATTCATTAAATTTTTCTAAACTTTTTTTCATTGAAATTTATATGTTTATACAAAAGTTATGAAAACCATCTTCATATTTGTATTCAAGTGTAAATTTATGCATATTGCAAATTTGTTCTATTATATAAAGGCCAAGTCCCATTCCACGAGTATTTTTTGCATTTATGTTTCCTCTTACAAATGCTTGCTTGTAATGATTTATATCGTATTCTAGCTTTTTACCTAGATTTTTGATTATTATTTGTTTGCTATCACAAATTAAAATAGCCTTTTTATCATCTGCATATTTTAGTGCATTGTCTATTAGATTTTTTAATGCTAGTGAAAAGAGTTGAAAATCAACTTTCATTAAAACATCATCTTTTATATCGCAAGTTACTCTGCTTTCAAAATTATCAAGCATTAGCATATCTCTTACTTGCTCCAATATAAGTGATATGTGGCATTGCTGATATTCTAATGAGCAGCTTTTTGATAAGAGTTGTTCCACCTTTCCAAATTCATTAATAAGCATATCAAGTCTTTCAAACACACCAACAAGTCTATCTTTTTGTGTTTCGTTGCTTATCATTTCAGACACTATCCTACCTTTGCCGATAGGAGTTTTTAGCTCGTGCATTATAGCTCTTAAAAATAGCTGTCTTGATTGTATTAGCTCTCTTATCTTACAAACAGCATTATTAAACTCATATGCAACCTGCCCTATCTCATCTTTTTGCCCTTCATTATAGCCATGAGTGCATATCGCTACTTCCATATTTCCTGAGGCAAATTTTCTTATGTCTTTATTTAGTTTTTTAAGAGGCAATAGACTTCTTAATACTGATATATAAAGAGAAATTAAAAGAATAGAAGATATCAAAAAACTAACCAAAAGAGGGTTGTTTATGCTACTTGTTTCATTGTTTTTTAATAAAATTTCAAATGATGTGTTTTTGATTTGCAAGTAAAGATCATTATTGTAATACACTGATTTTACCATGCCTATTGGAGTTTGATGTGAAAATATCAACTCTCCATTTTCAAATATAGGTTCTATCGGCTGTTTTTTATCCACATAGATAAGCCCAAAATTTCTAAAATAATGGCTTAAATCTTGTGGAGGATTAGCTCTTTCATAAAGAGCTAATAGGTAGTTGATAGCATTTATTTGTTTATCTCTTGCTTTTTCTATAATGTGCTCTTTTTCTATATTTGAAAAAGTTATTAAAAGTATACATACCAAAGAAAATGCTATCGCAAATATAATAGTTGTTTTCGTGGTTATAGAATACTTCATCCTATGAGTTTATATCCTATTCCACGAACTGAAAATATATGTTTTGGAGATTTTGAACTGTCGCCTATTTTTGTTCTCAATCTTCCTATTATAACATCAAGACTTTTAGAGTCTTTGTCTTTTAAACTTTTGCAGTTATATACTAATTGCTCTCTTGAAACAGAAAAACTATGTTGTTTTATAAGATATGTTAGTATCTCGTATTCAGCAGGGGTTAAAACTAAAGGCTCGTTGTTAAAATAAACTTCGTGTCTTTTTTCATCTATTCTAAATACGCTATTTATAGCTTCTTCTACCACTTCATGGCTCTTTTTGTATCTTCTAATAAGGCTCATTATCCTTGCATACATCTCTTTTGGGTCGTATGGTTTTGGTAAATAATCATCAGCACCCAAACTAAGACCTATGACCTTATCGCTTATATCTGAACGAGCAGAGCTTATTATGATAGGTATGTCGTATTTTTGGCGAATTTCTTTACAAACTTCAAGACCATCTATGCCAGGTAGTGTGAGGTCTAATATAAGCAAATCATAGTTTTTAACACCAGCACTTAGTCCAAGATAAGGATCTTCAAAACTAGTTACTTTTATATTAAAATTCTCTAAATATTCAGAAAGAATTTGAGAAAACTCTGGATCATCTTCTATCATTAAAACATTTACCATTATTTTATCTCCTTGTCTTTGGCTTTTTTGTAAAGATTATACACAAAAAATATTAAATATTAAACAACATTTTGGCAAAATATATTAATTATAAAATTTTAATAATAAGGAATAAGATGTTAGAAGTTAGAGGCCTTACACAAAGATTTGCAAGTAGTTTGCTTTTTGAAGATGTAAATTTAAAATTAAACCGTAACAACAGATATGGATTGATTGGAGCAAATGGAGCTGGTAAATCAACTTTTTTAAAAATTTTAAGTGGAGATATAGAGGCTAGTAGTGGAGAAATAATAATAGAAAATGGTCTAAGGGTTGGTGTTTTGGGTCAAGATCAGTTTGCTTTTGAGGCTTTTAGCTTAAAAGATGCTGTTTTGTATGGCAATAAGCGACTTTTTGATGCTGTAAAAGAAAAAGAGAAGCTTTATATGAGTGAAGAATTTACGGATGAGATAAATAATAGACTTAGTGAACTTGAGATGATAAGTGCCGAAGAGGACCCGACTTACGAATATGAAACTAGAATAGAAAAAATACTAAGTTCCCTTGGGCTTAATGAGTTTGATAAGCTTATGAGTGAGCTTGAAAACTCAGATAAGGTAAAGGTTTTGTTAGCTCAGGTTTTATTTCCAAAGCCTGATATATTATTTTTGGATGAGCCAACAAACAACCTTGATATAGATGCTATTGCTTGGCTTGAAAATGAGCTAAATCGTCATGAAGGAACACTTGTTGTTATAAGCCACGATAGACACTTTTTAAATAGAGTTTGCACTCATATACTAGATGTTGATTTTAAAAAGATACGTGAGTTTACCGGCAACTATGATGAGTGGTATATGGCGGCGAATTTAATAGCAAAACAGAGTGAAATGGAAAGAGATAAAAAGCTAAAAGAAAAAGAAGAACTTGAGAAATTTATTGCTCGTTTTAGTGCAAATGCCAGTAAAGCAAAACAGGCTACTAGTCGTTCAAAGCAACTTGAAAAACTAAATATAGAAGAGATCGCTGTTTCTAGCAGAAGAGATCCAAGTATATTGTTTAGAGCAAACAGAGAAATAGGCAATGAGCTTATAGAAATTAAAAATTTAAGCAAAAAATTTGATGATAAAGTTATATTTGAAAATTTTAATTTCAAGTTAGAAAAAGGAGATAAATTGGCTATTATCGGACATAATGGTGTCGGTAAAAGCACATTGTGTAAAATAATTACGGGTGAATTAGCCCCTGATTTAGGCAATGTTCATATTGGAACTACGATAGAGCTTGGATATTTTGCACAAGATACCGTTAGTAAATTAACCTCTGATTTAAAACTATATGAATACCTTCAAGATGCTCAAAATAAAGATATAGATGAGATAAGAAAATGTCTTGGTAGAATGCTTTTTAGTGGTGCCGAACAAGAAAAGGCCGTAAAATCTCTAAGTGGAGGTGAAAAACACAGAGTAAGATTGGCTCAACTTATGTTGCATAAACCAAATTTACTTGTTATGGATGAGCCAAATAACCACCTTGACCTAGAAGCGATTATATCTTTAGGAGAGGCTTTTTATAACTTTTCTGGTAGTGTTGTTTGTGTTAGTCACGACAGAGAACTCATAGATGCATTTGCAAATAGAATTTTACATCTTAAAGGTAATGGCGAGATAGATGATTTTCGTGGAACCTATGAGGAATATAGACAGAGTTTAGGGCTTGAATAATCTAGCTTTGTGGATAATTAAAAAATTGATATTGAAAGGTTTTTTTATGAAAAAAATAGCTTCTTTGTTTTTATTTGTCATTTTTGCATTTACTTTTTATGGTTGCGAGAGAAATGACTATCAGCACCCACTACATCGTGCTGGTAAAAAATAATTTTTTGAGCTTATAAGGAAAATTTGTGGCTTTAATAGATTTAATAGAAGTTAGCAAAAAATTTGGCGCAAATGAAATTTTAAGTGAAATTAGTCTTAGCATAAATGAGCGTGAAAGAGTTGCTATTATAGGTAAAAATGGTGGTGGTAAAAGCACTTTGATGAAGGTTATTTGCGGTGTTTATGATATAGATGCTGGTCGTGTCATAACTCAAAACAATATAAGTGTTCAAATGTTGCAACAAGCTCCAAAATTTGATGATAGCCTAAACGTCAAAGATGCTATGAATTTAGAACTTAAAGAAATATTTGATGCGCGAGATGAATACTCTAAGACAATAGCTCTTATGGAAAAAGATCACGATAATCCAGACTTGCTTGCTAAAAGTGAAGAGCTTTTGAAATTTATAGACTCAAAAGATGGTTGGGATATAGAGAGAAAAATAGAGCAGGTTTTGGAGTATTTTAGTCTTAAAGAGTATGAAGATAGAATGATAAATAGCCTAAGTGGTGGCGAGATAAGGCGTGTGGCACTAGGTGCTTTGATACTTAAAAAACCAGATGTTTTGCTTCTTGATGAGCCTACAAACCACCTTGATGTTTATATGGTAAAATTTCTTGAAGATATGTTAAAAAACTCAAAACAGACTATTATATTTATAAGCCACGATAGATATTTTATAGATTCTATTGCTACAAGAAGTATAGAAATTCAAGATGGAAAGCTAAGCAATTTTAACGGTGGTTATGCCTACTATTTAGAAAAAAAACAAGAAATTCTACAAAGCCTTGCTAAATCTCACGAAACGCTTTTAAAGCAATTAAAAAGCGAAGAAGAGTGGCTTAGAAGAGGTGTAAAGGCTAGATTAAAACGAAATGAAGGCAGAAAAGAACGTGTTTTTGCTATGAGAGAAGAGGCTAAGAAAAATCCGGGAATTATCAAAAGAGTAAAACTGGAACTTGAACGAGCCTCAAAAAGTTTTAATCAAGGCGGAATAGATCAAAATAGAAAAAAGATGCTTTTCGAAATAAAAAATTTAGGTGTAAAGATAGATCAAAAAGAGCTTTTTGATGGATTTAATGCGAGAGTTTTGCAAGGTGAAAGAATAGCGATAGTAGGTAAAAATGGTTCAGGTAAAAGCACGCTTTTAAAAATTTTATTAAATCAGATTGATTTTAATAGCGGAGAGATAAAGCGTGGTGATGTTAAGATCGGGTATTTTGATCAAAATAGAAGTGAACTTGACGATGATAAAAGTTTGATTGAGGTTTTTTGTCCAAACGGTGGAGATATAGTTCAAGTAAGAGGGCGAAATATGCACGTTTATGGATATCTCAAAAATTTTTTATTTCCAAAGGAATTTTTAGATAAACCAGTCGGTGTTCTTAGTGGTGGAGAAAAAAATAGAGTAGCTTTGGCTTTGCTCTTTACAAAGCAATATGATGTTTTGGTTTTGGATGAACCGACAAATGACCTTGATATAGCAACTATAAATATATTGGAAGATTATCTTCAAAGTTTTACCGGAGCCATTATTTTTGTTAGTCACGATAGATATTTTGTTGATAAGATAGCAAATAAACTTTGGGTTTTTAAAAATAAAAAAATAGATGTAATTCATACAGAATATAGCGTATATCTTGAACTTGAAGATGAATTAAACCAAATAGATGATTTTTCAAAAGAGCTTGAAACTGAACAAAACAATACACAAAAAAACAAGACAAAAAGTGTAAAGTTAAGCTATAAGCAAAACAAAATTTTAAATGAATATCCAGCTTTGATAGATAATTTACAAAGTGAGATAAATGAGCTAAATGTTGCATTAAGTGACCCAGCTATTTATCAAGAACTTGGTATAAATGAGATATACAAAAAACTGGAACAAAAAAAAGATGAGTTGGCTGCTCTTGAAGATGAGTATTTTGAAGTGCTTGAAATTTTAGAAGAGATGACGGCTGATTGATATATAAAAAAGGTGTGAGAATTGATACAAGCAAGGGTATATGAGTATTTTTTAGGCGATAATGATTGTGAGCTTTTGATATGTGAGGATGACAAAGAAGCTAAGTTGTGTGCCGATGCAGCTGAGTTTGCTGGGATTAAATCCTTTTGTTTGCCTAGTTTAAGGGCTAGTTTTGGAGATGACCTTAGGTCGTTTTCTTCTGAACTTTTTGAGCTTTCAAATACTCTTAGTAAATTTTATAAATTCAAAGAAAAAAAATTACTCATTAGCCCGTTTCATACTATCTTAAATCCACTGCCTATCAAAAAACACCTACAAGAAAAAAATATAAATTTTGGCGACCAACTTGATCTGCAAGAATTTGCCGATGAATTGCTTAGATTTGGATATGAAAGCGTTGATATAGTTGAGAGCAAGGGCGAGTTTAGTTTTCGTGGAGATATTATAGATTTATTTAGTGTAAATGAAGATGAGCCTTATAGAATTTTGCTTTTTGATAATGAGGTTGAAAGCATAAGGTATTATTCCCCATCAACTCAAATAAGCACTAAAGATGAGTTAGAAAGTATAAGTATAACCCCTTTTATAGCCTCTCTTAATAAAGATGAGTTTGAAAAAACCATGCAAAATATAAAAAACATACAGACTGATTCAATAGTTAATGATTTAAACTCACTTGGTTTTTGGGCTATTGATGATTTTGCTGATTATACAACTATATATAAATGCAAGTTTGTTAAAAAGATAGATTTTTCTGATATTGAAGCTGATGTTAGTAAATTTAGTGGTATAGGAATCATAAATGAATCTAGAAAATACAAGGGCTTAGAAGTTAGTTTAAGCCCTGATTTTTTTGAGCTAAATCGAAATAAAAAAATACAAATACTTGCAAAAAATGAAAGTATGTTTAATGCTTTGGAAATTTCTTATGAAAATGTAGAGTTTATTCAAAGTCCACTTGTTGTAAATCTTGTTTCAAATGATCAAATCATTATCTCTTTAAATAAATTTGATAAAAAAGCAAGAGTTAAAAAAAGTAGTTTGGTGCTAGATGAATTAAAAATTAATGATTATGTTGTTCATGAAGATTATGGAATAGGGCAATTTTTAGGGCTTGAAAAGATAACTGTTTTGGGTGCTACAAGAGAGTTTGTAACGATAGCTTACCAAAACCAAGATAAACTTTTTTTACCGGTTGAAAATCTAAATTTAATTGATAGATATATAGCTTTAAATGGTTCGGTTGCTATTTTAGACAGACTCGGTAAGGCTAGCTTTGCAAAACTCAAAGAAAAGGTCAGAGAAAAGCTATTTATTATCGCTTCAAAGATAATATCAATAGCTGCAAAAAGAGAGCTTATAAATGGTGTTGTTATACAAAAAGATGATTTAGAGTATATAAATTTTGTTCAAAATGCCGGTTTTAGCTACACAAGAGATCAACAAAATGCAGTGGATGATATCTTGACTGAACTATCTAGCGGACGAGTAATGGATAGATTGCTTGTTGGAGATGTGGGCTTTGGAAAGACAGAAGTTGCGATGAATGCTATTTTTGCTTGTGTCAAATCAGGATATCAGGCCTTGTTTTTTGTGCCAACGACCCTACTTTCATCTCAACATTTTAAAAGCCTAAAAGATAGATTTGATGGGTTTGGGATAGAGGTTTTAAGACTTGATAGATTTAGCACCACAAAAGAAAAGGCGTATGTAACAAGTGCATTACAGAGTGAAAAACCGCTAGTTTGTGTAGGCACTCACGCACTTTTGAGTTTAAAAGCTTCTAAGCTTGGACTGATTGTGATAGATGAAGAGCATAAATTTGGTGTAAAGCAAAAAGAAAAATTAAAAGAGATAGGCTCAAACTCACATATTTTAAGTATGAGTGCCACTCCTATACCAAGAAGCCTAAATATGGCTCTTTCTAAGATAAAAACATACTCGACTTTAAAAACTCCACCTAGTTCAAGACTCGATGTAAGAACTAGCGTAAAAGAATTTGATGAGAAAATAATAAAAGAAGCCATTATGCGGGAACTTAGACGCGCTGGACAGGTTTTTTATATACACAATCATATATCAGATATTATGCAAACAGCGAAGTTTCTTTTAGATATCTTGCCAAAGCTTAGAATTTTGGTTTTGCATTCTAAAATAAATGCTAAAACGATAGAAGAAGAGATGATAAAGTTTGAAAACAATGAGTATGATTTGTTGCTTTGCACAAGCATCGTTGAAAGCGGTATTCATCTTCCAAATGCAAATACAATGATAGTTGAAAATGCAAATAAATTTGGCATAGCTGATTTACACCAATTAAGAGGTAGGGTCGGTAGAAGCGATAAACAAGCGTATTGCTATTTTTTGGTTGAAGATAAAACTACTATAAGTTCGGATTCGTTAAAAAGACTTGTAGCACTTGAAAGCAATTCAAGTCTTGGTTCCGGTGCTGTTTTGGCATATCACGATTTGGAGATAAGGGGCGGTGGAAATATCGTAGGAGAGGCACAAAGTGGACACATTGAGTCAATAGGCTACTCTCTTTATCTTAAAATGTTAGAAGATGAGATAAACAAACTTTTAAATAACAATGATGAGGTAAAAAGGCAAAGTGTGGATTTAAAGCTTAGCGTAAATGCTTATTTAAATCCTGATTTTATAAAAGAAGATAGGCTTAGATTGGAGCTTTATAGAAGACTTAGCAAATGCACAAAATCATCTGAAGTTTTTGAAATTTCAAGCGAGATAGAAGATAGATTTGGTAAGATTGATACATTTACAAAGCAGTTTTTGGATCTTATTATGATAAAGATTTTTGCACTTGAGCTTGAATATAAAACGATTTCAAATGCTGGTCAAAATATCGCAATTACAACAAATAAAGATGAAAAGATAAGACTAAAATCAAAGAGTTTAGATGACGATGATATATTGGATGAAATTTTATCATTTTTGAGAAAGACATTAAAGGAGCGAAAATGATTGATTGGACTTGCGACTATGCAGCTATTTTTAAGCCACAAAAAGGGCTAGTGGCGGTTAAGAATATTGATTTTGTAAATATCGACTCTTTAATAGGTCTTGAAACACAAAAAGAACAACTTATCAAAAATACCAAAGATTTTTTAGATGGTAATGAAGCAAATCACGCTTTGTTATGGGGTGAAATGGGGTGTGGCAAATCAAGTCTTATAAAGGCTGTTTTTACTAAATTTTATAAAGATGGGCTTAGGATTATAGAACTTTTTTATGATGATTTAAAATACCTAAGCGACATTATAGATGAACTTAGAAACTCAAGCTTTAAATTTATAATATTTTGTGATGATTTGAGTTTTGAAAATGGCTCAAAGGATTATAAATTTTTAAAACCACTTATGCAAGGAAGCATATCAAAACCACCAAAAAATGTATTGATATATGCCACTTCAAACAGAAGACACTTAGTCAGTGAATATAAAAGTGAAAATCAGCAAGTTGAAATTTTAAATGGTGAGATACATTATGGTGATTTTATAAATGAAAAGATATCTTTGTCTGATCGCTTTGGACTTTGGATAAGCTTTTATCAGGGAAGTTTTGAAGATTATTTAAAGATAGTGGATTATTATTTTAAAGACATTGATATAGATAAAGCTTTGCTTCACAATACAGCAAAATCATATGCTACTTTGCGCGGAAGTAAGAGCGGAAGAACGGCAAAGCAATTTTATATGAGTTATAAGGATAAAATTTGAACTCTACAGAAATTTTCTTATCGCTTTTAAAACAAAACAAAAGAAGCTTTCAAGAGCTACAGTGGCCAAATTCAGATACTTTTGAGGTGGTGGTTGGGGCTATTTTGGTTCAAAACACAACTTGGAAAAACACACAAAAAGCACTTTTAAACTTAAACAATGCGAATTTGCTAAGCTTAAATGCAATAGCAAATTTAGATATAGCCTTACTTGCTGATTTGATAAAGCCAAGTGGTTTTTATAATACAAAGGCAAAACGACTTTATGGGCTGGTAAAATCCATAAAAAAAGATTTTGATGATTTTGAAAATTTTAAACAAAATGTTACTAGAGAGTGGCTTTTGGGCATAAAAGGCATAGGTCCTGAAACTTGTGATGCTATACTTTGTTATGCTTGTGGCAGGGCTGAGATGGTTGTTGATACTTATGCTTTGCGTATTTTAAATGCTTTGGATTATGAATTTGAAAGCTATGATGAGGCTAAAGAGTGGCTTGGGAGTTTGGATTTTGATAAAATCTATAAATCAACTGAGCTTTTTGATGAGCTTAGTGTGTTTAGGCTCTATCACTCTTTGATTATGGAATTTTGCAAAGATTATTCAAAAGGTAAAAAATTAGATCATGATGTGATAAAATTACATTTTGGTTGTTAGTTGTTTAAAAGTTTTATTTTTATTGTAAAATTTACGATAGATTTATAATAAATTTTTGGAGGAAATTATGATATATGAAAACATTACGCAAACCATTGGTAACACTCCGATAATAAAACTTAAAACATCTTCTGATGAAGCAGAAATTTATGCTAAGTTAGAGTTTTTTAATCCGGGCGGCTCCGTAAAAGACAGAATAGCATTAAATATGATTCAAAAAATGTTAGCTGACGGTAGCTTAAAACAAGGAGATACTATTGTTGAGCCAACAAGTGGAAATACTGGAATAGGTGTTGCTATGGTGGCAGCTTCTCTTGGTATAAAAGTAATCTTTTGTATGCCTGAAAGTATGAGTATAGAGCGTAGAAAAGTTATGAAAGCTTATGGTGCAAATCTTGTTTTAACAGATGCTACAAAGGGCATGAAAGGCGCTATTGCTGAAGCTATGCAGATAACAAAACAACCAAATCATGTAATGCTAAGTCAATTTGACAATAAATACAATCCAAATGCTCACGAAGTAAATACTGTTTCTGAAATTATAAAAGATTTTTCTGACCTTGATGCTTTTGTTGCTGGTGTTGGAACTGGCGGAACTATAACTGGTGTTGCTAGAGGTCTTAAGGCACACGGATATGAAACAAAAATTATAGCTGTTGAGCCAGAATCTTCTGCTGTTTTGAGCGGGGAGCAGCCAAGTTCGCATAAGATTCAAGGTATAGGGGCTGGATTTGTTCCCGTAAATGCTGATTTAAATCTTGTAGATGAAATAGAAAAAGTAAGTAACGAAGATGCATTTGTTGCTGCTCGTTTTTTGGCTTCTCAAGGACTTTTGCTTGGTATAAGTAGTGGTGCTGCTTATGTTGTTGCAAAAAGAGTAGCTAAAAAACTTGGTGCTGGTAAAAAAGTTTTATTTATAGCTCCGGATAACGGCGAAAGATATCTTAGTACAGAATTATATGGAAATTAATAATTGAAATTTTTTGATGAATTGAAAGAATTGGTTGCTGTTGTAAAAGATAAAGACCCTTCTATGAAAAGCTCTTGCTTTTTTGAAGTCTTGGTAAACTCACCAGGCATACATGCTATTGTTTTTCATAGAATGGCACATTTTTTATATAAAAACAATATGCGCTTTCTTTCAAGATTCTTGTGCCAAATTTCAAGATTTTTAACCGGTATTGAAATCCATCCTGGTGCAAAGATAGGAAAAAGACTATTTATAGACCATGGAATGGGCGTTGTTATAGGCGAAACAGCGGAGGTTGGTGATGATGTTACTCTTTATCATCAGGTTACTCTAGGAGGCACAGGTAAAGAGTCTTTAAAGCGTCATCCAAATATTGGCAATGGAGTTATTGTATCAACTGGCGCAAAAATTTTAGGTGCTATTAATATAGGTGCAAACTCGAAGATAGGTGCAAACTCTGTTGTATTAAAAGATATCCCAGAAAACT
This genomic window contains:
- a CDS encoding response regulator transcription factor; this translates as MVNVLMIEDDPEFSQILSEYLENFNIKVTSFEDPYLGLSAGVKNYDLLILDLTLPGIDGLEVCKEIRQKYDIPIIISSARSDISDKVIGLSLGADDYLPKPYDPKEMYARIMSLIRRYKKSHEVVEEAINSVFRIDEKRHEVYFNNEPLVLTPAEYEILTYLIKQHSFSVSREQLVYNCKSLKDKDSKSLDVIIGRLRTKIGDSSKSPKHIFSVRGIGYKLIG
- the recR gene encoding recombination mediator RecR, coding for MKKSLEKFNELVQAFGKLPGVGKKSATRFAYFVSLQDNFSGLQLAQCIEDAVRFTKKCTKCGGLSEDELCDICTDKTRDNSVLMVVESPKDILVFEQNKIFDGCYFVFDELSDYLIERLDKIIKEDDIKEIIFAFTPGLNSDALMLFIEDRLKNSDIKYSKIAQGVPTGVNLENIDMLSLLKAIESRTKV
- the abc-f gene encoding ribosomal protection-like ABC-F family protein, yielding MALIDLIEVSKKFGANEILSEISLSINERERVAIIGKNGGGKSTLMKVICGVYDIDAGRVITQNNISVQMLQQAPKFDDSLNVKDAMNLELKEIFDARDEYSKTIALMEKDHDNPDLLAKSEELLKFIDSKDGWDIERKIEQVLEYFSLKEYEDRMINSLSGGEIRRVALGALILKKPDVLLLDEPTNHLDVYMVKFLEDMLKNSKQTIIFISHDRYFIDSIATRSIEIQDGKLSNFNGGYAYYLEKKQEILQSLAKSHETLLKQLKSEEEWLRRGVKARLKRNEGRKERVFAMREEAKKNPGIIKRVKLELERASKSFNQGGIDQNRKKMLFEIKNLGVKIDQKELFDGFNARVLQGERIAIVGKNGSGKSTLLKILLNQIDFNSGEIKRGDVKIGYFDQNRSELDDDKSLIEVFCPNGGDIVQVRGRNMHVYGYLKNFLFPKEFLDKPVGVLSGGEKNRVALALLFTKQYDVLVLDEPTNDLDIATINILEDYLQSFTGAIIFVSHDRYFVDKIANKLWVFKNKKIDVIHTEYSVYLELEDELNQIDDFSKELETEQNNTQKNKTKSVKLSYKQNKILNEYPALIDNLQSEINELNVALSDPAIYQELGINEIYKKLEQKKDELAALEDEYFEVLEILEEMTAD
- a CDS encoding ArsS family sensor histidine kinase; this encodes MKYSITTKTTIIFAIAFSLVCILLITFSNIEKEHIIEKARDKQINAINYLLALYERANPPQDLSHYFRNFGLIYVDKKQPIEPIFENGELIFSHQTPIGMVKSVYYNNDLYLQIKNTSFEILLKNNETSSINNPLLVSFLISSILLISLYISVLRSLLPLKKLNKDIRKFASGNMEVAICTHGYNEGQKDEIGQVAYEFNNAVCKIRELIQSRQLFLRAIMHELKTPIGKGRIVSEMISNETQKDRLVGVFERLDMLINEFGKVEQLLSKSCSLEYQQCHISLILEQVRDMLMLDNFESRVTCDIKDDVLMKVDFQLFSLALKNLIDNALKYADDKKAILICDSKQIIIKNLGKKLEYDINHYKQAFVRGNINAKNTRGMGLGLYIIEQICNMHKFTLEYKYEDGFHNFCINI
- a CDS encoding ABC-F family ATP-binding cassette domain-containing protein, producing MLEVRGLTQRFASSLLFEDVNLKLNRNNRYGLIGANGAGKSTFLKILSGDIEASSGEIIIENGLRVGVLGQDQFAFEAFSLKDAVLYGNKRLFDAVKEKEKLYMSEEFTDEINNRLSELEMISAEEDPTYEYETRIEKILSSLGLNEFDKLMSELENSDKVKVLLAQVLFPKPDILFLDEPTNNLDIDAIAWLENELNRHEGTLVVISHDRHFLNRVCTHILDVDFKKIREFTGNYDEWYMAANLIAKQSEMERDKKLKEKEELEKFIARFSANASKAKQATSRSKQLEKLNIEEIAVSSRRDPSILFRANREIGNELIEIKNLSKKFDDKVIFENFNFKLEKGDKLAIIGHNGVGKSTLCKIITGELAPDLGNVHIGTTIELGYFAQDTVSKLTSDLKLYEYLQDAQNKDIDEIRKCLGRMLFSGAEQEKAVKSLSGGEKHRVRLAQLMLHKPNLLVMDEPNNHLDLEAIISLGEAFYNFSGSVVCVSHDRELIDAFANRILHLKGNGEIDDFRGTYEEYRQSLGLE